The genomic interval AGGTCCTGGCCGGTGTTGACGATCACGCGCACACTGTTGCTGATGCGATCGAAGTAGCGTCGGGTGAAACTAGCCGTGATGTTATGGTAGCTCAACTCCGATCGATTGCGTTCACGCAAATAGGCGTAGCCGGTTTCTATGTAGCCCCCGTAGGCTTCGATGAACCAGGCCGTGCCGATCGCCTGAGCGTCACTGGCATTGGCAAAGGCAGGGCTGTTGAGCTGGTCCACGACGGCAAAGAACGTGGCGTCGTAGTTTGACCAATTCAGTAAATTGCTGTGCCGTGCCGGCAAAGAGAAAGCCGCGGCCGTCACCGCGTCTTCCATCCAGATACCGTTCTGAAACAACAGCGGCACCAACCCCACACTGACGGGCAAATCAAAGTCAGCGGAGTGGTTTTGCATCGCCCCCAGGATGACCCCCAAGTCGCCTTCAAAGAAACCCGTGACAGGAGTCCAATCCATCTCGTTGCGATATCGCAACTGGCCATCGATATTCTCGATGCGTGTGAATTGATTGTTCTTGTCCAGTGGCCCAACAAACGCGTGAAAGCGTTCGGTGCTGGTCAATTGCAAGTCCATGTCCAGGTTCAATCGGTTGGCCCAGTTGTCCGCCCGCCCGCCGGCATTCCGGCCGCTTTGGATTCCGGTGCGGAAGTCACCGTAGACGTAGAACTTTGGTCTCACAAGATTGGCGTCGCCGAACCAGTTCTTGCCACGCGGTGTGATTCCGTCTCCATACCAAGTCCGTCCCCATTGAATCAGCGGATACTGTGTCGGCGTCGGCGCTTTGGCGTCGTACGGGAACGCTTCACGACCGCCGTCATGCCACATCGATTCCGGTTCCATGACGGACGCTGAGAAGTCGTCGTAAAAGTAGTTCTGCTCGCAAGCCTGCGTCGTTTCGCTGACGCTCTGCGTTGGTGATCCCTGAGGAACGCCGGATTCCAGCGAGCCGCCTGTCTCCTGCGGATCGACGTGCGATGCGAACAACGCGGGCGGTGATTCCACAGGGGCTGATGCGGGCAAGGCGAACAGCCGTGACTGAACGTTGATTGATGGATCGACTGGCGGAACGGCAGCCGTATCGATGGAGGGTGCGACTATCGCGGGTTGCTGATGGACCCGAGGCATCCCCAACGTTGTGCGTGGCGGCAGCGGAGCGGGCTGAATTGGCGGTGCGAGTTGGGGTTGCTGATGTACGACAGGACGCTGCTGTCCAGGCATTCGGGGCTGCGGAGCCGGCTGCGGACGTAACGCGTATGGCGTTGTGGTCTGGCGAGTCGATGGCATCACCCACTGCGGCTGTGCAGGTCGTATCTGTGCTGGCACCGGCGCTGGTGGCATTGGTGCCGGCGCTATCGACGATTGCATCGGTACCGGTTGGCGATTGATCGCAAAACCGACTGGTCGCGCAGGCACGCGGGTTTCATGAGTTGTCGCTTGGGGAATCGGCGGTGCAACAATTGGTCGCGCAACTTTTGGTCGCGCAGTTGTTGGCGGCGCAGTATTAACCCGTGCACTAGGTGTTGGTGCAGCGGGTGATGGTGCATTAGGTGTTGGTGCAGCGGGTGATGGTGCAGCGGGTGTTGGTGCAGCGGGTGATGGTGCAGCGGGTGTTGGCGCAATCAGGTGCGATGCCACGGAGGAAGGCACCGTTGTCTGCGGCAGAGGATGTGCTAAAGGCTGCGGCCTGACTTGCGGAGCGGGCGTGGCAGGCAAACTCGGTGGGTACTGTGTTGTGCGATTGGACAGGGAGAGCAGCGGAGACGGGGCGTCGTCTTCCGAAACCTCATTCAGTTCTGCTTGCCAGTCGATAGGACCGAAGCCCGTTGTAACCGCCGACGGGGTGGCTGCGTCCACGTCGATTCGATTCTTGAGCGAACGCTCAAAGGCGTCCCCTGAAAATGCTGTTGATTCGCTCGGTGGATAGACGGCGATCCTGTTGGGAGTGCTAGAGGGCCGGGGCAAATTGAACGCTGGTCGCGGGGCTGGCGGACTTGGTTGCAAGGCGGCCAGTTGCAAACGCGTTGAGATTTCAAAGTTGCGAGTGCTGAGTCCAGTTTGTCTGTACCCGTCCCGACTGCCGTCGTTGGAATTGCCAGTGACATGACCGCCAGATGCGGACGCATTGATCGACGCGTCGATTTCTTGCGAGAGCTCGTCAGACAAGATCATGCCGGCAGTGTCAGACGCTTCGATCGCGTCGGCGACAGTCTTTCCTGTCTGAGACTTCTGTTTTACGGTTGGCGTGGCAGACTCCCTGGGGACCATCTTGTCGGCCGTGGAAAGGAAGTCTGGTGTATGTGGCACCGAAGTGGTTTCGGCGGCGGCAAGGTACGCGCACCAACTGATCCCGACGACGAGTGTCGCCAAGCCAACGTAGATGATTGTGGGTCGCGCTGCGGAGCGATAGGTGTTCACGTTGATCATCGCACCCAGAATGTATGACTGCTGGGATGGACATCCAACGTGTACTCCTGCATTCGCCGGATCATGTCAGGCGTACAATTGATTTGACGCATAAAGTACATCGGTTCGGTACGGCTTCGCATTCTGACACTCAAGCGATACGCGCCGGGTTTGGTCATCAAGTGCGCGGGCACCGTGTATTTGGCCATTCGATGATCCAGCGGCGGGATCGAATGCGCCTCCATTCGGATCAGCGGTGGATGATTGAGCACGGTGGTGGGAACGGCACCCGGTCGCAGGAAAGCGAGTTGATCGAGACTGAAATTGACCGGCAACGCGACTTCTCGATCTGTTCCTCGGACATTGTTGATCAAGAACTTGGTCTGCAAGTTGAACAGATTCTTGTCACGCGGGATGTTGCCCAAAGCGACTTCGCGGGAATGCATGTCGGCCAAGTCGCCGTTGCGATCCAAGTAGCCGGACTCCCAAACTCGTTTTCCCGTCGGGTCGATCAACGCGACATTGAGCCAGAGTTGAGGTTGAGCGCCGAGCGAACCTGTGGGCAAGTTGTGTCCGTCGCTTTCATTTTCGACTCGATAGGAGAACTGCAGTGGCACGCCCGCCATCGGTGCAGAGTCAAAGAACGGGCCTTTGATTTCAACGCCGGCTTGCATCGTCATGATGGCATTGGAGCGTTTCTGATCGAGCTTTGCTAAATTGTCGTCGATGATCTTTCGGCCGTCGCGGCGATCGTCAGTGGTGTCCCATGGTTTTGGGAAGGTCATCCCTGGCGGCACATTCTTTTCAAAGGCTTCGGTGCCCCAGCCGGCGCGATAGTCGAACTCCAGCCACTGCCGCGGAGTGTACGAACTGGCTTTCGGATTGTGCGGAAAGATTCCCGGATGCGCGATCGAGTAGCCAGGTCCCCAGAACGAATGATTCGATCGTTTGCGTGGTTCGCCGTAAGGTTTTCCGGCGACCTCGGCGATGTGACCACAGTCGTATCCAAGATCCTTGCCCGGAACGCTACCCATGTGACACTGTTGGCAGCTCACGCCACGTTTGGCCGCTGGGCCGCTTCGGTACTGAGCATGGACGACTTCCAGCCAAATCCCCGGATGCACGGCGACTTGGTGGCAGGAGACACAGGCATCGCTGGTGGTCAACGGTTGAAAGAATCGTGATTCCAAGTGAATCGGTTGCCCGGGACCTTTGTCGTCCGGCGATAACTTCAGTTTCAGCTCCTTGGACTTGGCAATCGCCTCGCGCAAGCCTTGGCCATCGCCGCCACCGTAAACCGGTGCGTGGATATTGCCCGGTTCGATCCGGCGATCACCGTTGGTCTTCCAGTACTGCTCGTTGACGCGATGGCAGGCGATGCAGGTCACGCCCTCGCGAACCACAGGCGGTGCATCGAGCACGCTGACGTGGCGGGGGATTTGCAACTGTGTTTGAACCGGCGAGTGACATCGATTGCAGAACGAACCCACCGTCCCTCGCGTGTACTCCGTCATCGCCTGATCAAACCGATTGAACATCGGTGAAACGGATGAGTAAGCGTGGCCACTGGCTCGCCATTCTTCGTACTGGGCCGGGTGACACTTGCGGCAAGACTCGGCCGATGGGTAGCAGTTTTCGGTCCACAGTTCTTCGTGCGGATCCTTCTTCTTGTCCTCGACAGCCTGCTTCTTGATCGGTTTGGTCGGACCGAGATTGCTCAAGGGATCTTGCTCTGCCTCGGCGCCGACGGCAGTGTTGGCTCCACCACCCAACAAGTCACCGCCACCTAGCAAGTCATCGCCACCTAGCAAGTCATCGCCGGGGCGGATTCCACCTAAGAGATCGTCACCGAGCAAATCATTCGGATCGGACGGCGGCGTCGAACGCATGCGAGGTGACAAGAGATCTTGATCGTCCAGCAACGCATCCGCATCGCCTGCGACCCGATAGATCGGCTGTGAGGGTGGAAACGGTGGTCGTCCCACATCAGGTCGATAGGGATACTGGGCCGCAGTGTCTGACGCGGCGCAGCAGATTGCGAGCCAACCTACGATGAAGGTCAATCGCGGGAGTCGCATTCCTTTCCGCCGTGTTTGCATCTGCTCGATCCGTCTTGCTGCCGTCATCGCGATTAGGGTCTGCGTTTGGGGGGCGAAACGCGAACGAAGGTCGATCCGCTGGCGAATCCCCTTTGTCTGATTCGACATCCGACAATCCCTAGATCGCGAAGAACGGTTACAGGACGCAGTTCCTGCCTAAACGTTACAGATCACCAACTTCGGTCGCCGGTGTGGGTTTGACTCAGGCGGCGGGCTTGCTTGGCGACAAAACGCCAATTTACGGAGCTATGGTTTAGCTAGCGCAACTTTCCATTTGATGGATTTCCAAGTTGGCAAAACCACGTTCACAATCGTCCTACCATGTACAACATCGTTGACACACACACTTCCCAAGAAGCGAACACGTTTTGCTGTCCTGTAACGGGCGACGGGCGAGCCAAGCTGAAAGTCGGACGCAAGAAGTTTCACGTCATCGTGCGTGAAACATCGATCAAGGGCTTCACTGTTGAGATGAAACCCGGTGACGTCAAGAGAATCCTTTCCACGAAGTCGGCGACGCTCGCATTCGACGATCGCCGCGTCGATATCGAGCCTGAATCGACCAACCAGATTGCCAAGGACAAGGTCTTGGTGCGGTTTGCTTTGCTCCGCGAGCATGCCCCCAAAGAGAAATTCCGCCTCAAGATCCCTTTCTTTGGACGCAAGAATCGCGACCCACATCCTGACGTTTCGATGAGCGTGGCGGCCTACGGCGGTGTCGTACTGGTGCTGTTCTGTGTGCTTGCAATGCCCGGATTGGGCGACCATTTGGGGACCGCGCCGCGAATCGAGGCGGCCGTGAAAACGATCTTGCAAGGATTTGATAGCCGATTCACCAACTTTCGGCGATAGTTTTCCTGACCGTTACAGCTTTCCTTAAGCTCACAGTCGGTCTAACCGATACAAACGATGGCGGACCAATACGCCATCGTTTTTTTATGCGCACCATTTGGTCGGGACTTGCTCAGATGAATTTCATGGACGTTCTTCGCGGCGTACAACGATGCTTGCTGGCATTGCTGATGGTCACAACGCTCGTGCTCAGCAGCGGATGCCGGCTGTGTTGCGACCCCGACGACGGCTCATTCTCCGCCTACGGTGGTTCATGGGAGCGAACTCGCCGTGACGGAGGTCGCGTGGGCAGCCTGTTTGATCCAGGTGGGGCAAAAATTGCCGATCTGTCGCCGCGTGATGACGTCGTTGCCCCCGATGAACGCTCCCGTATTCTGCGTGGTCGATCTGATGCCGCAGACGCGAAAGCCGACGCAGCGGAAGACAAACCAGATGAGATGGATGCCGACGAAGCGGCTGCCCAACGCGAGCAAGAATTGCAAGAACGTCTGCAAAAGCTTCGCGACGAAGGCATGGAAAACATCAACATCATTCCCGGCGAGCCTCTGCCGCCATCGGTCTACTGAAACCGAACCGGATCGCCGGGCATTTGATCAAGTTCGCCAGTGGTGTGCGCGACCGATCAGTTTCTCGAGATCGGCAAAGTATTCGGGATAGGTCTTGACGGTGCATCCCGGATTGAGAATCTCGACCCCGTCGGCAACCAGCCCGGCGAGAGAAAAACTCATCGCCATTCGGTGATCGTTGTAGGTCTCCAGGACTGCGGGTCGAATGCCATCGCTGGGCGGTTGGATGGTCATGCCATCGGAATGTTCTGTCACGATCGCCCCGAGCTTTCTCAGCTCGACGGCCAAGTCACCGATGCGATCGGTTTCTTTGAATCGATTGTGCGCGACACCACGAACCCGAGTCGGACCCTGGGCGCACAAAGCGACCATTGCCAGGGTTTGAACTGTATCGCTGATCGCATTCATGTCGACATCGATGCCATGCAGCGGCCGTCCGACAATGGTCAAGCTGTCATGCCCGGTTTCTACTTCGCATCCCATCTGCCGCAGGACTTCACAGAAACCCACATCACCCTGCATCGCACCGGGCGTCAATCCATTGACGGTGATGCGACCCTGAGTGATCGCGGCTGCGGCCCAAAAATAGCTGGCCGCTGACGCGTCAGGCTCAATCGCGTACTGGATGCCTTGATACTCGTTGGCGTCGACCTGAACGCGAACGGTTGTTGCCGTCGCATCGTTCTCCGGCACGTTGCTCTTCGGCACGTTGTTCTCCGGCACGTTGTCGCATTCGATGATCTCGATTGCTCCGCCGAAACGACGCATGACCTCGGCGGTCATCTTGACGTAAGGCATCGAAACCAATTCGCCCCGAACCAATATTTCCCGAGGACTCCTGGTGCGAATCGCAGCGATGGGGGCGGCCATCATCAGACCACTGAGGTACTGACTGCTAACGGACCCCGCGACGCAAATGGATTCGCAGTTCCAGCCGTCCGACTGAATCAAGACCGGCGGGCATCCCGATGGCGATTCCGCCGCGATGTTGCCTTCTTGAATCGGAATCAACGCAGTGATCAGGTCTTCGATCGGACGTTGGTGCATTCGTTCGACGCCGACGAGTCGATAGTTACCGCCGGCCGCCGACAGCGCGGCGGTCAGAAAACGAACGGTCGTTCCGCTGTTGGCGATGAACAACTCGTGATGCTCTGAATTGCGATCCTGCGGTTGGCTAACCCGGCCTCCCAAAGACAACGTAAGCCCGCCTTCGCTGATCTCGATGGGGATGCCGATCTGCCGCAACGCCTCGATCATCACCTCGGTGTCTTCGCTACGCAACGCACCAGTCAACGTCGACGGTCCGTCGGCAAAGGCGGCGCACAACAGCGCGCGATTGGTCAGGCTCTTGCTGCCTGGCGGGCGGATTTCGCCGTTGACGGGACCACCTGGAATGACTCGGACGCTGGCGGGATCAGACATATTCGATGGAAAGGTTCAGTTGCCCGGCGTATCGAGCGGCGTGTCGAAGGTCAGACCGCCAACGCCTCAGGTCACTTGACCATACGGTGCTTCGGTCAACGAAGTGGTCTCGGAGTTCCATGTCACATCATCGCTTCGGCTGGGCAATACGAGCGACGCCACGATCATGCTGCCTGTCATCGTGGTGTGAATCAGCCAACTGTGGTCGCAAGCGATCACGGTGCGCAACGTCACGATGGTCATCACAATCAGGGTGAGAAAGAAACGTCGTTGGGCACGCTGCTCCGCGTCGCCCACCGAAAGCTTCAATGCCACCAAGGACCAAACTCCGATCAACGGTAGTGCGACAGTATCCGCGAAGTGGGTGATCTGGGAAAGGTCGGGCATTTGCTTGTTTCTGGATCGATCGTGACGAAGTTCTAGGCGGGTACAAGCCAGAATGCACCCTGCTCACGACTCCTTTTGTCAGGTTGCCCCGACCGGCCGGAAGATCGACTTGAGAAAAACTTTTCAGAAATCCCGGAATGGTGGTAGGCATCTGGATGGACCAGGCTGCCACCGCCGCACCACAATGGACGGGAAAGTTAGAGTTTGGATACAGCGAGCAATCCGATGGCAGGCAAAAAGGCGATGGCAGACAGCAAGGCGATGGCAGCGAAAAACGCAGTTGCAGTGATCGACTTGGTGCTCGGTAAACACGGACTTCTAACCTCGATGGCATGCCGAAACACGCGATGATATTGCTCGGAATCGTTGGAACGCCGGCTGCCGGTAAATCGACCGTCGCGGAGTATTTGGCCTGGCAGGGAGCGCATTGGATCAACGCGGACTTGATCGCCCGCGATTGCTTGGGACTGCCCGACGTACGCGACGGTTTGGTCCAGCGGTTCGGCCAATCGATTGTTGATGCCGACGGGGCCGTGATCCGTTCGGTTGTGGCAAGCAAGGTGTTCGGCGATGCACCTGAGCAGAGGCAGGCGCTGAAGTATTTGGAGTCGCTGGTGCATCCGATCGTGCGTCGGAAGATCACCGAAAGCTTGATTTGGGCGGCTGAGAACCGTTTTCCCGTCTCTCTGCTGGATGTTCCCCTGATGTTCGAATCGGGTTGGGACCGATGTTGCGATGCCATCTGGTGCATCGATGCGGACCGCGATGTTCGGCTTCAGAGAGCCGCCCGACGAGGCTGGGACGCTTTGGAACTGGATCGCCGGGAGGCCAGCCAAGTGTCGATAGCGACAAAAAAGCGACTCAGTAACCGAATTATGTCTAATGATGCGACCTTAGAGGCTTTGCACGAAAAACTCCGTGCCGCGTGGGAATTGCTCGCTACAATCCAGGGCAGCAGTACCACCAAATCACACCCATCCGGGCCATCAGTCCGAATTACGCCATCGATCCGGACCGGGATCCGGCACTGCCAAACCGACTTCCCAGCCGAAATATGACCCTGACACGATGGTTCCCCGCCATTGCGACCCTTCATTGGACAATCGACGAAATTTCCTGTTAGGCTGTAAGCACCGCCCATGCGGTGGCTGACTATACCCTCCTGCTTCTCTCTTTTCCCTGCCTGCATTCCCTCTCTTCAGAGCGCCACGGCTGACCCAGGCGCGACCAATCATCATGCAATCCAATCGGCCAAACGGTGAGGACAACCGGGGTCCGCGACGCAACAGCGGATCGCGCGAGTACC from Stieleria varia carries:
- the aroA gene encoding 3-phosphoshikimate 1-carboxyvinyltransferase → MSDPASVRVIPGGPVNGEIRPPGSKSLTNRALLCAAFADGPSTLTGALRSEDTEVMIEALRQIGIPIEISEGGLTLSLGGRVSQPQDRNSEHHELFIANSGTTVRFLTAALSAAGGNYRLVGVERMHQRPIEDLITALIPIQEGNIAAESPSGCPPVLIQSDGWNCESICVAGSVSSQYLSGLMMAAPIAAIRTRSPREILVRGELVSMPYVKMTAEVMRRFGGAIEIIECDNVPENNVPKSNVPENDATATTVRVQVDANEYQGIQYAIEPDASAASYFWAAAAITQGRITVNGLTPGAMQGDVGFCEVLRQMGCEVETGHDSLTIVGRPLHGIDVDMNAISDTVQTLAMVALCAQGPTRVRGVAHNRFKETDRIGDLAVELRKLGAIVTEHSDGMTIQPPSDGIRPAVLETYNDHRMAMSFSLAGLVADGVEILNPGCTVKTYPEYFADLEKLIGRAHHWRT
- the coaE gene encoding dephospho-CoA kinase (Dephospho-CoA kinase (CoaE) performs the final step in coenzyme A biosynthesis.); the encoded protein is MPKHAMILLGIVGTPAAGKSTVAEYLAWQGAHWINADLIARDCLGLPDVRDGLVQRFGQSIVDADGAVIRSVVASKVFGDAPEQRQALKYLESLVHPIVRRKITESLIWAAENRFPVSLLDVPLMFESGWDRCCDAIWCIDADRDVRLQRAARRGWDALELDRREASQVSIATKKRLSNRIMSNDATLEALHEKLRAAWELLATIQGSSTTKSHPSGPSVRITPSIRTGIRHCQTDFPAEI
- a CDS encoding cytochrome c family protein, which codes for MSNQTKGIRQRIDLRSRFAPQTQTLIAMTAARRIEQMQTRRKGMRLPRLTFIVGWLAICCAASDTAAQYPYRPDVGRPPFPPSQPIYRVAGDADALLDDQDLLSPRMRSTPPSDPNDLLGDDLLGGIRPGDDLLGGDDLLGGGDLLGGGANTAVGAEAEQDPLSNLGPTKPIKKQAVEDKKKDPHEELWTENCYPSAESCRKCHPAQYEEWRASGHAYSSVSPMFNRFDQAMTEYTRGTVGSFCNRCHSPVQTQLQIPRHVSVLDAPPVVREGVTCIACHRVNEQYWKTNGDRRIEPGNIHAPVYGGGDGQGLREAIAKSKELKLKLSPDDKGPGQPIHLESRFFQPLTTSDACVSCHQVAVHPGIWLEVVHAQYRSGPAAKRGVSCQQCHMGSVPGKDLGYDCGHIAEVAGKPYGEPRKRSNHSFWGPGYSIAHPGIFPHNPKASSYTPRQWLEFDYRAGWGTEAFEKNVPPGMTFPKPWDTTDDRRDGRKIIDDNLAKLDQKRSNAIMTMQAGVEIKGPFFDSAPMAGVPLQFSYRVENESDGHNLPTGSLGAQPQLWLNVALIDPTGKRVWESGYLDRNGDLADMHSREVALGNIPRDKNLFNLQTKFLINNVRGTDREVALPVNFSLDQLAFLRPGAVPTTVLNHPPLIRMEAHSIPPLDHRMAKYTVPAHLMTKPGAYRLSVRMRSRTEPMYFMRQINCTPDMIRRMQEYTLDVHPSSHTFWVR